The Streptomyces sp. NBC_01275 genome has a segment encoding these proteins:
- a CDS encoding DUF1330 domain-containing protein — protein MLTEAIKDDEGMAAYSRAAAPSMAESGARPLVVDSQYEVLEGEWHGNRTVVLEFESVEAARAWYDSDAYTAARPLRQAAAESHMVLVSGFEPPHD, from the coding sequence ATCCTGACCGAAGCAATCAAGGACGACGAGGGAATGGCGGCGTACAGCCGGGCGGCGGCGCCCTCCATGGCCGAGAGCGGGGCCAGGCCACTGGTCGTCGACTCGCAATACGAGGTGCTGGAAGGCGAATGGCACGGAAACCGCACGGTCGTTCTCGAATTCGAGTCCGTCGAAGCGGCCCGCGCCTGGTACGACTCCGACGCCTACACCGCGGCCAGACCCCTGCGACAGGCCGCGGCCGAGTCGCACATGGTGCTGGTGAGCGGTTTCGAGCCGCCTCATGACTGA
- a CDS encoding enoyl-CoA hydratase/isomerase family protein — MPRILLDTDGPVATVRLDHPPMNAFDSLQREALSACARRLADDDAVRAVVLYGGERLFAAGADIKALAAMRPEEVRGWNRALQRTFDEIARLPMPVVAAVTGYALGGGMELALAADYRVAADDAILGQPEVQLGIMPGSGGTQRLVRLIGPSRAKNLLMTGRRVGAEEALRLGLVDEVVRPDAVLDTALGYARRLAEGPPAALEAIKEAVDHGGDVGLSAGLALERSLFTGVFGTQDAAAGIRSFLEHGPGKARFTGSDGDA; from the coding sequence GTGCCACGCATCCTCCTGGACACCGACGGACCCGTCGCCACGGTCCGCCTCGACCATCCGCCGATGAACGCGTTCGACTCCCTCCAGCGGGAGGCGCTCTCCGCGTGCGCGCGCCGACTGGCGGACGACGACGCCGTACGGGCGGTGGTCCTCTACGGAGGGGAGCGGCTGTTCGCCGCAGGGGCAGACATCAAGGCGTTGGCCGCGATGCGTCCCGAGGAGGTGCGCGGCTGGAACCGCGCCCTGCAGCGGACCTTCGACGAGATCGCCCGGCTGCCGATGCCGGTCGTGGCGGCCGTCACCGGGTACGCGCTCGGCGGAGGCATGGAACTGGCCCTGGCCGCCGACTATCGGGTGGCGGCCGACGACGCGATCCTCGGTCAGCCCGAGGTGCAGCTGGGCATCATGCCGGGTTCGGGCGGCACCCAGCGGCTGGTCCGGCTGATCGGGCCCTCGCGGGCGAAGAACCTGCTGATGACCGGCCGCCGGGTGGGCGCCGAGGAGGCGCTCCGGCTCGGTCTCGTCGACGAGGTCGTCCGCCCGGACGCGGTCCTGGACACCGCGCTCGGCTACGCCCGCCGGCTCGCCGAGGGGCCGCCCGCCGCTCTGGAGGCGATCAAGGAGGCGGTCGACCACGGCGGCGACGTCGGCCTGTCCGCCGGGCTCGCTCTCGAACGGTCCCTGTTCACCGGGGTGTTCGGCACGCAGGACGCCGCCGCCGGAATCCGCTCGTTCCTCGAACACGGCCCCGGCAAGGCGCGGTTCACCGGCTCCGACGGGGACGCATAG
- a CDS encoding acyl-CoA dehydrogenase family protein: MDFDLPEETRDLQDMVREFAAKEIAPHAAGWSESEHFPTHVFTKLGELGLMGMLVPEEYGGAGSDTVSYVAVMEELGAADQSVASSWNAHSTIASLPLLAYGTHTQKQRWLGPLARGEAIGAFGLTEPDAGSDAAGIATTARRADGGWLINGTKMFITNAGTDISQGVTLLAVTGRGEDGGKRYATFYVPTGTPGYSCGPKLKKLGWHAMDTRELVFDDCWIPEDHLIGEEGNGLRQFLSVLDKGRISVAALGLSLAKAALALSVKHATERHQFGRPLSGFQAVAHKIADMGTEVEAARWMVYRAAWLADQGRPYGTEAAMAKVYASEVANRAASQAVQIHGGYGYVRESEISRFYADAKILEIGEGTNEIQRNVIARALVKQA; the protein is encoded by the coding sequence ATGGATTTCGACCTGCCGGAGGAGACCCGGGACCTTCAGGACATGGTCCGTGAGTTCGCGGCCAAGGAGATCGCCCCGCACGCCGCCGGGTGGTCCGAGAGCGAGCACTTCCCGACCCATGTCTTCACCAAGCTCGGCGAGCTCGGCCTGATGGGCATGCTCGTGCCCGAGGAGTACGGCGGTGCCGGCTCCGACACCGTGTCCTATGTCGCGGTCATGGAGGAGCTGGGCGCGGCCGACCAGTCGGTGGCCTCCTCCTGGAACGCGCACTCCACCATCGCCAGCCTGCCCCTGCTCGCCTACGGCACCCACACGCAGAAGCAGCGCTGGCTGGGACCGCTGGCCAGAGGCGAGGCGATCGGGGCGTTCGGCCTCACCGAGCCCGACGCCGGCTCCGACGCGGCCGGCATCGCCACCACCGCCCGCCGGGCGGACGGCGGCTGGCTGATCAACGGCACCAAGATGTTCATCACCAACGCCGGCACCGACATCAGTCAGGGCGTCACCCTGCTCGCCGTGACCGGCCGGGGCGAGGACGGCGGCAAACGGTACGCCACGTTCTACGTGCCCACCGGAACCCCCGGCTACAGCTGCGGCCCCAAGCTCAAGAAGCTCGGCTGGCACGCCATGGACACCCGGGAGCTGGTCTTCGACGACTGCTGGATTCCCGAGGACCATCTGATCGGGGAGGAGGGCAACGGGCTGCGCCAGTTCCTGTCGGTGCTGGACAAGGGCCGGATCAGCGTCGCCGCCCTGGGGCTGTCGCTGGCCAAGGCGGCCCTGGCCCTCTCCGTCAAGCACGCGACGGAACGCCACCAGTTCGGGCGCCCGCTGTCGGGCTTCCAGGCCGTCGCGCACAAGATCGCCGACATGGGCACCGAGGTCGAGGCGGCCCGTTGGATGGTCTACCGCGCCGCCTGGCTCGCCGACCAGGGCCGCCCGTACGGCACCGAGGCCGCGATGGCCAAGGTGTACGCGTCCGAGGTCGCCAACCGCGCCGCCTCCCAGGCCGTGCAGATCCACGGCGGCTACGGCTACGTACGGGAGTCGGAGATCTCCCGCTTCTACGCCGACGCGAAGATCCTCGAGATCGGCGAGGGCACGAACGAGATCCAGCGCAACGTCATCGCCAGGGCCCTGGTGAAGCAGGCGTGA
- a CDS encoding dehydrogenase E1 component subunit alpha/beta: MIQAPQFTDAGVGTRSAHAEQLLEMYRRMRRIRRFEERASDLYKATEIPGFLHLSIGQEATAVGACWPLGERDGITSTHRGHGHVLAKGLDSASMMAELMGKDAGTCHGRGGSMHIADPGLGIYGANGIVGAGLPIAAGVATAAKLRAAGDVVVAFFGDGAVAQGMFHEAVNLAAVWDLPVVFLCENNHYSEFSPASEQHRAPLSARAAGYGIGYAHVDGNDVLAVAGMMTDVVDRLRKGGGPVLVEAETYRWHGHYEGDPERYRSSEEVAAAKERDPLLVARRALAEAGVPAALADAVDEEIDNEIEAAVQWARGLSEPAPETLYDFVSAPRTAVPEPAPAQGEIFRSMDAVRLALEHELTADPSVFVAGIDVGAGGNVFGLTRGLAEAFPGRVRDTPISESAILGTAVGAAMAGMKPVVEIMYMDFIGVCLDMLLNQAAKLRFMTGGRASLPLVVRTQFGAGRSSGSQHSQSLEALLAHIPGLTVVMPSNPADTYGLLRAAIQDPNPVVFVENRLQYGLKGPRPPEDHLVPLGRAKVVREGTDVTLVSWSRMVQDCLAAAELLAAEGVSVEVVDLRTISPLDRETVLASLAKTNRLVIAHEAVRDFGVGAELAALAVDEGFWHLDAPVTRVAPPSMPAPYAPSLERLWLPSRDTIAETVRRIAAV, encoded by the coding sequence ATGATTCAGGCACCTCAGTTCACCGACGCGGGCGTCGGGACCCGATCCGCACACGCGGAGCAACTCCTGGAAATGTACCGTCGGATGCGCCGCATCCGCCGCTTCGAGGAGCGGGCTTCCGACCTGTACAAGGCGACGGAGATCCCAGGCTTCCTGCACCTGTCCATCGGACAGGAGGCCACCGCCGTGGGCGCCTGCTGGCCGCTGGGAGAACGCGACGGCATCACCTCCACCCACCGCGGTCACGGGCATGTCCTGGCCAAGGGCCTGGACTCCGCCTCGATGATGGCCGAGCTGATGGGCAAGGACGCGGGCACCTGTCATGGCCGTGGCGGCTCGATGCACATCGCGGACCCCGGCCTCGGGATCTACGGCGCCAACGGCATCGTCGGCGCGGGCCTGCCCATCGCCGCCGGCGTGGCCACCGCCGCCAAGCTGCGCGCCGCCGGCGACGTGGTGGTGGCGTTCTTCGGGGACGGCGCGGTCGCCCAGGGCATGTTCCACGAGGCGGTGAACCTGGCCGCCGTATGGGACCTGCCCGTCGTCTTCCTCTGCGAGAACAACCACTACTCCGAGTTCTCGCCCGCCTCCGAGCAGCACCGCGCCCCGCTCTCCGCCCGCGCCGCCGGGTACGGCATCGGCTACGCGCACGTCGACGGCAACGACGTCCTCGCGGTGGCCGGGATGATGACCGACGTCGTCGACAGGCTGCGCAAGGGCGGCGGCCCGGTGCTGGTGGAGGCGGAGACCTACCGGTGGCACGGCCACTACGAGGGCGACCCCGAGCGCTATCGCAGCTCCGAGGAGGTCGCCGCCGCCAAGGAGCGCGACCCGCTGCTGGTCGCCCGCCGCGCTCTGGCCGAGGCGGGCGTGCCGGCCGCCCTCGCCGACGCCGTCGACGAGGAGATCGACAACGAGATCGAGGCGGCGGTGCAGTGGGCGCGCGGTCTGTCCGAGCCCGCCCCGGAGACGCTGTACGACTTCGTCTCCGCACCCCGCACGGCCGTGCCCGAGCCCGCTCCGGCCCAGGGCGAGATCTTCCGCTCCATGGACGCCGTACGCCTCGCCCTGGAGCACGAGTTGACGGCGGATCCGTCCGTCTTCGTCGCCGGGATCGACGTCGGCGCGGGCGGCAACGTCTTCGGCCTCACCCGCGGCCTCGCCGAGGCCTTCCCCGGCCGGGTACGGGACACCCCGATCAGCGAGAGCGCCATCCTCGGCACGGCGGTCGGGGCGGCCATGGCCGGGATGAAGCCGGTCGTCGAGATCATGTACATGGACTTCATCGGCGTCTGCCTCGACATGCTGCTCAACCAGGCCGCCAAGCTCCGCTTCATGACCGGCGGCCGGGCTTCCCTGCCGCTCGTCGTGCGCACCCAGTTCGGGGCCGGCCGCTCCTCCGGCAGCCAGCACTCGCAGAGCCTGGAGGCGCTCCTCGCCCACATCCCCGGCCTGACCGTGGTGATGCCCTCCAACCCCGCCGACACCTACGGTCTGCTGCGCGCCGCCATCCAGGACCCCAACCCGGTGGTCTTCGTGGAGAACCGCCTGCAGTACGGCCTCAAGGGCCCGCGCCCGCCGGAGGACCACCTGGTGCCGCTGGGCAGGGCGAAGGTCGTCCGCGAGGGCACGGACGTCACCCTCGTCTCCTGGTCGCGGATGGTCCAGGACTGCCTGGCCGCCGCCGAGCTGCTCGCGGCCGAGGGCGTGAGCGTCGAGGTCGTCGACCTGCGGACGATCTCCCCGCTGGACCGCGAGACCGTCCTCGCCTCCCTCGCCAAGACCAACCGCCTGGTCATCGCACACGAGGCGGTACGGGACTTCGGGGTCGGCGCGGAGCTGGCCGCGCTCGCCGTCGACGAGGGCTTCTGGCATCTCGACGCACCGGTCACCCGGGTGGCGCCGCCGTCGATGCCGGCCCCGTACGCCCCGTCGCTGGAACGCCTGTGGCTCCCGTCCCGGGACACCATCGCGGAGACGGTACGGCGGATCGCGGCCGTCTGA
- a CDS encoding TetR/AcrR family transcriptional regulator, translated as MPRPPGHGPDFEVRRQKIIDTAAELFARQGYAATSVNDLGRAVGLAKGALYYYIGSKENLLIEIQSRVMSPLLARARQIAELDADPLLRLRLLSESLLTIIYHRLDHIWVYEHDYRSLSGSELETLMGQRADFERLITGLLTEAAEQGAFRMPEPRLATLQFLNLHNHTYQWVRPGGRWDPAYLSRAYCATLFRGFGAAESSLDDAEERAAAFKADRQELPLDPEAVWTAVPVGG; from the coding sequence ATGCCACGACCGCCTGGTCATGGACCGGACTTCGAGGTCCGACGCCAGAAGATCATCGACACGGCCGCCGAGCTGTTCGCCCGCCAGGGCTACGCGGCGACGTCCGTCAACGACTTGGGCCGCGCCGTGGGGCTCGCCAAGGGAGCGCTGTACTACTACATCGGCTCCAAGGAGAACCTGCTGATCGAGATCCAGTCGCGGGTGATGAGCCCGCTGCTGGCCCGCGCCCGCCAGATCGCCGAGCTCGACGCGGACCCGCTGCTTCGGTTGCGGCTGCTGTCCGAGTCGCTGCTGACGATCATCTACCACCGGCTCGATCACATCTGGGTCTACGAGCACGACTACCGCTCGCTCAGCGGCAGCGAGCTGGAGACCCTGATGGGACAGCGCGCCGACTTCGAGCGGCTGATCACGGGCCTGCTCACCGAGGCCGCCGAGCAGGGCGCCTTCCGTATGCCGGAACCGCGCCTGGCCACCCTGCAGTTCCTCAATCTGCACAACCACACCTACCAGTGGGTGCGGCCGGGCGGCCGCTGGGACCCGGCGTATCTGTCGCGCGCGTACTGCGCGACCCTGTTCCGCGGCTTCGGCGCGGCCGAGAGCAGCCTCGACGACGCCGAGGAACGGGCCGCGGCGTTCAAGGCCGACCGGCAGGAACTGCCGCTCGACCCCGAGGCCGTGTGGACCGCGGTCCCGGTCGGCGGCTGA
- a CDS encoding SDR family NAD(P)-dependent oxidoreductase — MSSVNTELRLDRKTAWVTGAGKGLGRAIAVALAQAGATVAVTARTPSDLETLASELGGHGAKVLVVPGSVADSTAVRDMVERITQWTGRLDAVINCAGISPRFTRSEWVTDDDWRQVLDVNLQGTFHCCREAGKVMLEQGSGSIVNVSSVHASSGFERIAAYAASKGGVEALTKSLAVEWADRGVRVNALAPGYFHTDLSSGLLESRWGDQIVQNTPLGRVGSAEELGGAAVFLASDASRFVTGTTLTVDGGWTAR, encoded by the coding sequence ATGAGCAGCGTGAACACGGAACTGCGCCTGGACCGCAAGACCGCCTGGGTGACCGGGGCCGGCAAGGGCCTCGGCCGGGCGATCGCCGTCGCCCTGGCCCAGGCGGGGGCGACCGTGGCGGTGACGGCGCGCACCCCGTCGGACCTCGAGACGTTGGCGTCCGAGCTCGGCGGGCACGGCGCCAAGGTGCTGGTCGTGCCCGGATCCGTCGCCGACTCGACCGCCGTGCGGGACATGGTCGAGCGGATCACCCAGTGGACCGGCCGCCTGGACGCGGTGATCAACTGCGCCGGCATCAGCCCTCGCTTCACCCGCAGCGAGTGGGTCACCGACGACGACTGGCGCCAGGTCCTCGACGTCAATCTGCAGGGCACCTTCCACTGCTGCCGTGAGGCCGGCAAGGTGATGCTGGAACAGGGCTCGGGCTCGATCGTCAACGTCTCGTCGGTGCACGCCAGCAGCGGTTTCGAACGGATCGCCGCTTACGCCGCCAGCAAGGGCGGGGTCGAGGCCCTCACCAAGTCCCTCGCCGTCGAATGGGCCGACCGGGGGGTCCGCGTCAACGCCCTGGCACCGGGCTACTTCCACACCGACCTCAGCTCCGGGCTCCTGGAGAGCCGCTGGGGCGACCAGATCGTACAGAACACCCCGCTGGGCCGGGTGGGCAGCGCCGAGGAACTCGGCGGCGCGGCGGTGTTCCTCGCCTCGGACGCCTCCCGCTTCGTCACCGGAACCACCCTCACCGTGGACGGCGGCTGGACCGCACGGTGA
- a CDS encoding alcohol dehydrogenase catalytic domain-containing protein: protein MKALRWHGARDLRLEELPDPPEPQPHQAVVEVAWCGVCGTDLHEFLEGPHMIRVGPHPLTGASPPLALGHELSGTVVALGADVPGITVGDRVAADPVWRCGVCYWCVRGEYHICPRSGSVGLASPGAFADRVTVPIAGLTRLPDQVSDEMAAVAEPLAVGLHAVTRGGVRPGDNVLVVGGGPIGFAVVLAARLAGAAGLYVSEPLKERRERLLELGVTEAFDPRESDVRREVFLRTARVGPDVVIDATGVPALAAEAVAAVRRGGRVVLAGVGHGKVEFDMGQLVFYERSVLGTLGYHHDIPRVIDLMSTGRLDASPLVTGRFPLSEGAAVFADLAADRARHLKVLLTPKGL, encoded by the coding sequence ATGAAAGCGCTGCGCTGGCATGGCGCGCGGGATCTGCGGCTGGAGGAGCTGCCCGATCCGCCGGAGCCGCAACCGCACCAGGCGGTCGTGGAGGTGGCCTGGTGCGGGGTGTGCGGTACCGACCTGCACGAGTTCCTCGAAGGTCCCCACATGATCCGGGTCGGTCCGCATCCGCTCACCGGCGCCAGCCCGCCGCTCGCCCTCGGCCATGAACTCAGCGGCACGGTGGTCGCGTTGGGCGCGGACGTGCCGGGCATCACGGTCGGCGACCGGGTGGCCGCCGACCCGGTGTGGCGCTGCGGGGTCTGCTACTGGTGTGTGCGCGGCGAGTACCACATCTGCCCCAGGAGCGGCTCGGTGGGGCTCGCCTCACCCGGCGCCTTCGCGGACCGGGTCACCGTTCCGATCGCCGGCCTGACCCGCCTGCCCGACCAGGTCAGCGACGAGATGGCGGCCGTGGCCGAGCCGCTCGCCGTCGGCCTGCACGCGGTCACCCGCGGGGGAGTGCGGCCCGGCGACAACGTCCTGGTCGTCGGCGGCGGCCCCATCGGCTTCGCCGTGGTCCTCGCGGCGAGGCTGGCGGGCGCGGCCGGGCTGTATGTGAGCGAGCCGCTCAAGGAGCGCAGGGAGAGGCTCCTCGAACTCGGCGTCACCGAGGCCTTCGACCCGCGCGAGAGCGACGTACGCCGCGAGGTGTTCCTGCGGACGGCCCGCGTCGGACCGGACGTCGTGATCGACGCGACCGGGGTGCCCGCGCTGGCCGCCGAGGCCGTCGCCGCCGTCCGCCGCGGCGGGCGGGTCGTCCTGGCGGGCGTCGGCCACGGAAAGGTCGAGTTCGACATGGGACAGCTCGTCTTCTACGAGCGCTCCGTCCTCGGCACGCTCGGCTACCACCACGACATCCCCCGCGTGATCGACCTCATGAGCACGGGGCGCCTGGACGCCTCACCCCTGGTCACCGGACGCTTCCCGCTCTCCGAAGGAGCCGCGGTCTTCGCGGACCTGGCCGCCGACCGGGCCCGCCATCTCAAGGTTCTGCTGACCCCGAAGGGACTGTGA
- a CDS encoding LLM class flavin-dependent oxidoreductase has product MTEPELSCGLPPGPEFADLVVLAEQLGYRRAWIYDSAALWEDPFVHLALAAERTSRIDLGAAVLIPAQREVMATASAIATVARLSGGRFRPCFGTGFTARLTVGQSPMRLQALGDYVSSLRRLLAGETASVNGEPVRMLHADGLAQSRPMNVPLWLSAFGPRGAELASDVADGVIGPVHPDLPTATLVSGTVLEPGEDPGSDRVRRAIGPWRVVGWHNAYAHGGAEAVDALPGGRRWRETIEALAPAGSRHLLTFEGHVTHLPPRDRELLEHIDHTTMVGDVHGVRRHLARLADDGFREIIYTPGGPDVARELTAFATARLT; this is encoded by the coding sequence ATGACTGAACCCGAGTTGTCCTGCGGGCTGCCGCCGGGGCCCGAGTTCGCCGATCTCGTGGTGCTGGCCGAACAGCTCGGCTACCGCCGGGCATGGATCTACGACTCGGCCGCCCTGTGGGAGGACCCGTTCGTGCACCTGGCGCTCGCCGCCGAACGCACCAGCCGTATCGACCTGGGCGCCGCCGTGCTCATCCCGGCGCAACGCGAGGTCATGGCGACGGCCTCGGCGATCGCCACGGTCGCACGACTCTCCGGCGGGCGTTTCCGGCCCTGCTTCGGCACCGGCTTCACCGCTCGCCTGACCGTCGGGCAGTCGCCCATGCGGTTGCAGGCGCTGGGCGACTACGTCTCCTCGCTGCGCCGACTGCTCGCGGGGGAAACGGCGTCGGTGAACGGCGAGCCCGTCCGCATGCTCCACGCGGACGGGCTCGCGCAGTCCCGCCCGATGAACGTTCCCCTGTGGCTCAGCGCGTTCGGGCCTCGCGGCGCCGAGCTGGCGTCCGACGTCGCCGACGGGGTCATCGGCCCCGTCCACCCCGACCTTCCCACGGCGACCCTGGTGTCCGGGACCGTTCTGGAGCCGGGCGAGGACCCGGGCAGCGACCGGGTGCGCCGTGCGATCGGACCCTGGAGGGTCGTGGGCTGGCACAACGCCTACGCCCATGGCGGCGCCGAGGCCGTGGACGCCCTGCCGGGCGGCCGACGGTGGCGGGAGACGATCGAGGCGCTCGCCCCGGCGGGGTCACGCCATCTGCTGACCTTCGAAGGCCACGTCACCCATCTGCCGCCCCGTGACCGCGAGTTGCTGGAGCACATCGACCACACGACCATGGTCGGCGACGTGCACGGCGTCCGGCGGCATCTCGCGCGCCTGGCCGACGACGGCTTCCGCGAGATCATCTACACGCCCGGCGGGCCGGACGTCGCCCGCGAGCTGACGGCCTTCGCGACCGCGCGCCTGACCTGA
- a CDS encoding long-chain fatty acid--CoA ligase gives MHNFASILDYHLSQRPDAVVVVQEKQRLTVRQLHERVNRLAAGLSELGVGRGDVVGLLLYNQPEFLELVYAVNRIGAVFLPLNYRLSEEEWQYILGHAQAKVLVTEPEFVRAADRILSDLPGLAHRIQVGGDTTAEAWTGYEDLLARHPGARVEPVEAGPDELQRLMYTSGTTARPKGVCLTHANVQAKNLAHIVHFGLTAADTTLVCGPLYHVGGLDMPALATLYAGGSVVLQRKFDAAGALRAIEEHGVTNVWLAPAMVNAVLEVPDRESYDTRSVRFVLGGGEKTPEPVLRRIMSAFPGAWFADAYGLTETVSGDTFLDRAHALTKLGSVGRPVPHTRIRIVDDTGKEVPAGELGEITLRGPKVFAGYWRDEQATAAVLRDGWFHTGDIGHVDEDGFLYIDDRKKDMIVSGGENIATPEVERVLYAHPAVLEAAVVGLTHPRWGEVPRAFVVLRPEANAGAEELREFCRARLARFKVPARFDFVDELPRTPSGKVLKRTLRDLPTESPS, from the coding sequence GTGCACAATTTCGCGAGCATCCTCGATTACCACCTGTCTCAACGACCTGATGCCGTGGTCGTCGTACAGGAAAAGCAGCGCCTGACCGTCCGTCAGCTGCACGAGCGAGTGAACCGGCTGGCCGCCGGTCTGTCCGAGCTGGGCGTCGGACGCGGTGACGTCGTCGGTCTGCTGCTCTACAACCAGCCGGAGTTCCTGGAGCTGGTCTACGCGGTGAACCGGATCGGCGCGGTGTTCCTGCCGTTGAACTACCGGCTTTCCGAGGAGGAATGGCAGTACATCCTGGGCCACGCGCAGGCCAAGGTCCTCGTGACGGAGCCGGAGTTCGTCCGCGCAGCGGACCGGATCCTCTCGGACCTGCCCGGCCTGGCGCACCGGATCCAGGTCGGCGGCGATACGACGGCGGAGGCCTGGACGGGCTACGAGGACCTGCTCGCGCGCCACCCCGGCGCGCGCGTGGAACCGGTGGAGGCCGGGCCGGACGAGCTCCAGCGCCTGATGTACACCTCCGGCACCACGGCACGCCCCAAGGGCGTGTGCCTCACCCACGCCAACGTGCAGGCCAAGAACCTGGCCCACATCGTCCACTTCGGTCTGACCGCGGCCGACACCACGCTGGTCTGCGGACCGCTGTACCACGTCGGCGGGCTCGACATGCCCGCGCTGGCGACCCTGTACGCGGGCGGAAGCGTGGTGCTCCAGCGCAAGTTCGACGCGGCCGGCGCCCTGCGCGCGATCGAGGAGCACGGCGTCACCAACGTGTGGCTGGCGCCCGCCATGGTCAACGCGGTCCTGGAAGTGCCCGACCGCGAGTCCTACGACACCCGCTCGGTGCGCTTCGTCCTCGGCGGCGGCGAGAAGACCCCCGAACCCGTGCTGCGCCGCATCATGAGCGCCTTCCCCGGCGCCTGGTTCGCCGACGCCTACGGCCTCACCGAGACGGTCTCCGGCGACACCTTCCTCGACCGCGCCCACGCCCTCACCAAACTGGGCTCGGTCGGACGCCCGGTCCCGCACACCCGGATCAGGATCGTCGACGACACCGGCAAGGAGGTCCCGGCGGGCGAGCTCGGCGAGATCACGCTGCGCGGCCCGAAGGTCTTCGCGGGCTACTGGCGCGACGAGCAGGCCACCGCCGCGGTCCTGCGGGACGGCTGGTTCCACACTGGGGACATCGGACACGTCGACGAGGACGGCTTCCTCTACATCGACGACCGCAAGAAGGACATGATCGTCTCCGGCGGCGAGAACATCGCCACGCCCGAGGTCGAACGCGTCCTGTACGCGCACCCCGCCGTGCTGGAGGCCGCCGTCGTCGGCCTGACGCATCCCCGCTGGGGCGAGGTGCCGCGGGCGTTCGTGGTGCTGCGGCCCGAGGCGAACGCCGGGGCGGAGGAGCTCCGGGAGTTCTGCCGGGCCCGGCTGGCCCGGTTCAAGGTGCCGGCCCGTTTCGACTTCGTCGACGAGCTGCCCCGTACTCCCTCGGGCAAGGTCCTCAAGCGGACCCTGCGCGACCTTCCCACGGAGAGCCCGTCATGA
- a CDS encoding cyclase family protein, whose product MTKRWKQRPPGSTWGEFGEDDELGRINLLTPQKVLQGVREVEHGITFSLSLPLDYPGGTALNQRRYPPILRPTEDLQHKQDVFYNIRASEHFSPDLIDVWSDDVVTLWLQYSTQWDSLAHQGAEFDADGDGVAEPVYYNGYRPDADIVGPQDDAKGDGSGSVGFARHLGLEHMAQHGVQGRGVLIDIAHHLGTGYQAVNFAQLQEIMAADEVVVEPGDILLLHTGFATQILAWEKNPDPVAIHQTAAYLDADDPELLAWIAESQISAIASDNYAIEGVGVTQAQGPHTLLPLHHLCLFKLGVPMGELWYLHDLAAWLREHRRSRFLLTAPPLNLPGTQGSPLTPVATV is encoded by the coding sequence GTGACCAAGCGTTGGAAGCAGCGTCCGCCCGGCTCGACCTGGGGCGAGTTCGGTGAGGACGACGAGCTGGGGCGCATCAACCTGCTGACCCCGCAGAAGGTCCTGCAGGGGGTGCGGGAGGTGGAGCACGGGATCACCTTCAGCCTGAGCCTGCCGCTCGACTATCCGGGCGGGACGGCCCTGAACCAGCGGCGCTACCCGCCGATCCTGCGGCCCACCGAGGACCTCCAGCACAAGCAGGACGTCTTCTACAACATCAGGGCGAGCGAGCACTTCTCGCCCGACCTCATCGACGTGTGGTCCGACGACGTGGTCACCCTGTGGCTGCAGTACTCGACGCAGTGGGACTCCCTCGCCCACCAGGGCGCCGAGTTCGACGCCGACGGCGACGGGGTCGCCGAGCCGGTCTACTACAACGGCTACCGGCCCGACGCCGACATCGTCGGGCCCCAGGACGACGCCAAGGGCGACGGCAGCGGCAGCGTCGGGTTCGCCCGCCACCTGGGCCTGGAGCACATGGCCCAGCACGGCGTCCAGGGCCGCGGCGTCCTCATCGACATCGCCCACCACCTGGGCACCGGCTATCAGGCGGTCAACTTCGCCCAGCTCCAGGAGATCATGGCGGCGGACGAGGTCGTGGTCGAGCCCGGCGACATCCTCCTGCTGCACACGGGCTTCGCCACCCAGATCCTCGCCTGGGAGAAGAACCCCGACCCCGTGGCCATCCACCAGACGGCGGCCTACCTCGACGCGGACGACCCGGAGCTGCTCGCCTGGATCGCCGAGTCGCAGATCTCCGCCATCGCGTCGGACAACTACGCGATCGAGGGCGTGGGGGTCACCCAGGCCCAGGGCCCCCACACCCTGCTGCCGCTGCACCATCTGTGCCTGTTCAAGCTGGGCGTCCCGATGGGCGAGCTGTGGTACCTGCACGACCTGGCGGCCTGGCTGCGCGAGCACCGCCGCAGCCGCTTCCTGCTCACCGCGCCCCCGCTGAACCTGCCGGGGACGCAGGGCAGCCCGCTGACGCCGGTCGCCACCGTCTGA